One genomic window of Wolbachia endosymbiont (group B) of Eucosma cana includes the following:
- the nuoL gene encoding NADH-quinone oxidoreductase subunit L: MMDILKLIVFLPLFGSLFAALFRKSQLVTTAGIGISAVLSWYVFLTFSENYHLSLFPLFSLSVLKVNWAISVDALSSLMLIVITTVSLVVHLYSIGYMEHDKGKSRFFSYLSLFTFCMIVLVVSDNFVQLFFGWEGVGLCSYLLIGFWFQKYSANNAAIKAFVVNRVGDFALLIGIFLIYYTFHSLNFTEVFDTTDLLGTQNIRAFCCEFKIIHIICILLFIGCMGKSAQLGLHVWLPDAMEGPTPVSALIHAATMVTAGIFLVAKCSPLFELSNVARELIVIVGALTAFFAANVAITQNDIKKIIAYSTCSQLGYMFMACGLSAYNFAIFHLMTHAFFKALLFLGAGNVIHATHHEQNIQKMGNCWKKIPCTYALMWIGSLALSGIFPFAGFYSKDLIIEHAYSTDSFAFVISLVVAFFTAFYSWRLLLLVFHSQKQSKINIHEAPKIMLIPLLILAFGSVFSGVWGANILNITSNAFWKSSLMVIDEHGVHNFFIKLLPTLASLSGIALAYLIYQYQVIRKIKSKFLLKFLQNKWYFDEVYEFVIIAPIRFISRLLWKFDVKAIDSFGPNGVVRLVNECSKSSIKLQTGYIFDYAFIMFVTLIIGALYIIGIK; this comes from the coding sequence ATGATGGATATACTGAAATTAATAGTATTTTTGCCACTCTTTGGTTCGCTATTTGCAGCACTTTTTAGAAAAAGTCAGTTAGTTACAACGGCGGGGATTGGAATATCTGCAGTTTTATCTTGGTATGTTTTTCTCACCTTCTCTGAAAATTATCACTTGAGTTTATTTCCTCTATTTTCATTAAGTGTATTAAAAGTAAATTGGGCAATTAGTGTGGATGCTCTCTCATCCTTAATGCTTATTGTTATTACCACCGTTTCACTAGTAGTCCACCTCTATTCTATCGGTTATATGGAGCATGACAAAGGGAAGTCGAGGTTTTTTTCTTACCTATCGCTATTTACGTTTTGCATGATTGTGCTGGTTGTAAGCGATAATTTCGTGCAGCTTTTTTTTGGCTGGGAAGGGGTTGGCCTGTGTTCTTATTTACTCATAGGATTTTGGTTCCAAAAATATTCTGCAAATAATGCAGCAATTAAAGCATTTGTTGTGAATAGGGTAGGAGACTTTGCACTATTGATTGGAATCTTTCTTATTTATTATACATTTCACTCTTTGAATTTTACTGAAGTTTTTGACACAACTGATCTTCTTGGCACGCAGAACATTAGGGCATTCTGCTGTGAATTTAAAATAATTCATATAATATGCATATTACTTTTTATCGGCTGTATGGGTAAATCTGCACAGCTTGGTTTACATGTTTGGTTGCCAGATGCAATGGAAGGGCCAACCCCTGTTTCTGCACTCATTCACGCAGCAACGATGGTAACAGCAGGTATATTTTTAGTAGCAAAATGTTCTCCATTGTTTGAGTTATCAAATGTGGCACGAGAATTAATAGTTATCGTTGGTGCACTTACTGCTTTTTTTGCAGCCAACGTTGCGATTACTCAGAATGATATAAAAAAAATAATTGCTTATTCAACCTGCAGTCAACTTGGTTATATGTTCATGGCATGTGGGCTTTCTGCTTACAATTTTGCTATTTTTCACTTAATGACACACGCTTTTTTTAAAGCTCTACTATTTCTTGGTGCTGGCAATGTAATTCATGCAACGCATCATGAGCAAAACATTCAGAAAATGGGAAATTGCTGGAAGAAAATACCTTGCACTTACGCTCTCATGTGGATTGGGTCTCTTGCGCTTTCTGGAATATTTCCATTTGCAGGTTTTTACTCAAAGGATTTGATAATTGAACATGCTTATAGCACGGATAGCTTTGCTTTTGTAATAAGCTTAGTTGTTGCATTCTTCACAGCGTTTTACTCTTGGAGGTTATTGCTTCTTGTGTTCCATAGCCAAAAACAAAGTAAAATTAATATACATGAAGCACCGAAGATTATGCTTATACCATTACTGATACTTGCTTTTGGATCGGTATTTTCTGGAGTGTGGGGAGCAAATATTTTGAACATAACTAGTAATGCGTTTTGGAAATCAAGTTTAATGGTGATTGATGAGCATGGAGTTCATAATTTCTTTATAAAACTGCTGCCAACCTTAGCGAGCCTAAGTGGAATAGCACTTGCGTACCTAATTTACCAATATCAAGTAATTAGGAAAATTAAGAGTAAATTTTTACTTAAGTTTTTGCAGAATAAATGGTACTTTGATGAGGTGTATGAGTTTGTTATAATTGCACCGATAAGGTTTATATCTAGGCTTCTATGGAAGTTTGATGTTAAGGCTATTGATTCATTTGGACCAAATGGTGTTGTAAGGTTGGTTAATGAATGTTCAAAAAGTTCTATAAAGTTACAAACTGGTTATATATTTGATTATGCATTTATTATGTTTGTTACTTTAATAATCGGTGCTTTATATATTATTGGAATTAAATAG
- the nuoK gene encoding NADH-quinone oxidoreductase subunit NuoK, with the protein MEIGLNHFLIVAAILFTIGVCGIFINRKSIINILLSIEILLLAININLVAFSAFMNDIVGQIFVMFVLTVAAAESGVGLAILVVYYRSRGNIDVEQANLMKE; encoded by the coding sequence ATGGAAATAGGATTAAATCATTTTTTGATAGTTGCTGCTATTTTGTTCACTATTGGAGTGTGTGGTATTTTCATCAACCGTAAGAGCATAATCAATATACTGTTATCAATAGAAATATTATTGCTGGCGATTAACATCAATTTAGTTGCTTTTTCTGCCTTTATGAATGATATAGTTGGGCAAATTTTTGTGATGTTTGTGTTGACTGTTGCGGCAGCAGAGTCAGGAGTTGGGCTTGCAATATTGGTTGTATATTATAGAAGTCGTGGCAATATAGATGTTGAACAAGCGAACTTAATGAAAGAATGA
- the pth gene encoding aminoacyl-tRNA hydrolase → MHLIAGLGNPGSKYELTHHNIGFIVIDAIHKYWNFQSFSNKADYLITSGIINNNKIMLIKPYSFMNNSGIPIAKIKNFYKLSLDNIVVIHDDADLKFGRIKVKKGGSSAGHNGLKSIDSLIGNDYWRLRFGVGRPENRKSLADYVLSKFENFDNVILLVEKIAKNIHLMLQGDNTAFISLVGSIMHPIN, encoded by the coding sequence GTGCATTTAATAGCTGGGCTTGGTAATCCTGGTAGTAAATATGAATTAACTCACCATAATATTGGCTTCATAGTTATTGACGCAATTCACAAATATTGGAATTTTCAATCATTTTCTAATAAAGCTGATTACTTGATAACCTCTGGCATAATTAATAATAATAAAATCATGCTGATAAAACCTTATTCATTTATGAATAATTCAGGTATTCCTATTGCAAAAATAAAAAATTTTTACAAATTATCGCTAGACAATATTGTTGTCATACATGATGATGCTGACTTAAAATTCGGAAGAATAAAAGTAAAAAAGGGCGGTAGCTCAGCAGGACATAATGGACTTAAGTCTATAGATAGCCTTATTGGTAATGATTATTGGCGTTTGAGATTTGGAGTAGGTAGGCCTGAAAATCGGAAAAGCTTAGCAGATTATGTATTATCAAAATTTGAAAATTTTGATAATGTTATCCTCTTAGTGGAAAAAATAGCAAAAAATATACACCTGATGCTACAAGGAGATAACACAGCTTTTATAAGCTTAGTTGGAAGTATAATGCACCCCATAAACTAG
- a CDS encoding IS3-like element ISWpi17 family transposase (programmed frameshift): MATKKYEPELKAKIALEAIKNQKSTAEICSEYKIPSTNLYDWRDRVLARLKDLFVEESESARKQRILAQEIESLHKVIGELTVENSYLKKKFTEISKKDRVRFIEKDSDLSIRKQADLLGICRSSLYYRPIINNESEVANLIQEVYLASDCRYGYRKITAEIIASGVVVNHKKILRIMKKMKISGLYCRKRCNTSIKEKKHKIYPYLLKDLIICRVNQVWATDITYIMVEGKFIYFVAIMDLYSRYIIAHSLSPYLDAGFCLYTLKEALKQGKPEIFNSDQGVQFTSYNFIMELERANIKISMDHKGRCFDNIFVERLWRTLKQEAIYYYRPNSIRDLNLIINDFVAWYNYRRRHQTLHYKVPADLYYHKQ, translated from the exons ATGGCAACAAAAAAATATGAACCAGAGTTAAAAGCAAAGATAGCTTTGGAAGCAATAAAAAATCAAAAAAGCACAGCTGAGATATGTAGTGAATATAAAATACCATCAACAAATCTATATGATTGGCGTGATAGAGTATTGGCAAGGTTAAAAGACCTATTTGTTGAAGAAAGTGAAAGTGCGAGAAAACAAAGAATCTTAGCGCAAGAAATAGAAAGTTTACATAAAGTAATAGGAGAATTGACAGTGGAAAATAGCTATTTGAAAAAAAAAT TTACTGAAATAAGCAAAAAAGATAGAGTAAGGTTTATAGAAAAAGATTCTGATCTGTCAATTAGGAAACAGGCTGATTTATTGGGGATTTGCAGATCTAGCCTATATTATAGGCCTATAATTAATAACGAAAGTGAAGTAGCAAATTTGATTCAAGAAGTATATTTGGCTTCTGATTGCCGTTATGGATATCGTAAAATTACTGCTGAAATCATAGCGAGTGGAGTAGTAGTCAATCACAAAAAAATCTTAAGAATTATGAAAAAAATGAAGATTAGTGGGCTGTATTGTAGAAAAAGATGTAATACAAGTATTAAAGAAAAAAAGCATAAAATATATCCTTATTTACTCAAAGATTTGATTATTTGTAGAGTTAATCAGGTATGGGCTACTGATATAACATATATTATGGTAGAAGGTAAGTTTATCTATTTTGTGGCAATAATGGACTTGTATAGTCGCTATATTATTGCTCATTCATTATCACCATATCTCGATGCTGGATTTTGCCTTTATACTCTCAAAGAAGCTCTAAAACAAGGTAAACCTGAGATTTTTAATAGTGATCAGGGGGTGCAGTTTACTAGCTACAACTTTATTATGGAATTAGAGCGTGCTAATATTAAAATCAGTATGGACCATAAAGGACGTTGCTTCGACAATATATTTGTTGAGCGCTTATGGAGAACTTTAAAGCAAGAAGCTATATATTATTATAGACCAAATAGTATCAGAGATTTAAATCTTATAATAAATGATTTTGTTGCTTGGTATAACTATAGAAGGCGACATCAGACTCTACATTATAAAGTTCCTGCTGATCTTTATTATCATAAACAGTAA
- a CDS encoding biotin--[acetyl-CoA-carboxylase] ligase, producing the protein MILEGFHIHHYKEVSSTNTEALDLINKGISNETVIIADKQTEGRGRTRKSWVSPEGNFYASLIINQETDVSKLTELTFVTAVAVGNTLLSFIADSNVQYKWPNDVLIDDKKISGILLERKSNSHWLVIGIGINVNHAPLPGTTCISNYGESVSNIDLLKKLIINFNKLRKQWLFDGFHAIREMWLTRAFKVNEQITIKLADKLYEGIFADVDKSGKLVLQQKNGSLIYFNAGELFIGNAL; encoded by the coding sequence GTGATCCTTGAAGGCTTTCATATTCATCATTACAAAGAAGTTTCAAGCACTAATACGGAAGCATTGGATTTAATTAATAAAGGAATATCAAATGAAACCGTTATTATTGCTGATAAACAAACAGAAGGTAGGGGACGCACTAGAAAAAGTTGGGTTTCTCCAGAAGGTAATTTCTATGCGAGTTTGATAATTAACCAAGAAACGGATGTCAGCAAATTGACAGAATTGACTTTTGTGACTGCTGTTGCTGTTGGCAATACATTACTGTCATTTATAGCTGATAGTAATGTTCAATATAAATGGCCAAATGATGTTTTGATTGATGATAAAAAAATCAGTGGAATATTGCTTGAAAGAAAGTCCAATTCGCATTGGCTTGTTATAGGAATTGGAATTAATGTCAATCATGCACCACTTCCAGGAACAACGTGCATTAGCAATTACGGTGAGTCTGTGTCTAACATAGATCTACTAAAAAAATTAATAATAAATTTTAATAAGCTAAGAAAGCAATGGCTATTTGATGGGTTTCATGCTATAAGAGAAATGTGGCTCACAAGAGCATTCAAAGTGAATGAGCAAATTACTATAAAGTTAGCTGATAAATTGTATGAAGGAATTTTTGCTGATGTAGACAAAAGTGGTAAATTGGTGTTGCAGCAAAAGAATGGAAGCTTAATTTATTTTAATGCAGGTGAGTTATTTATTGGCAATGCATTATGA
- a CDS encoding ETC complex I subunit, which yields MSINDQVVFKIYKPTKTATQSGLGNTKFWYLKIEPCSYYIEPLMGWVGSKDPQKQIVLKFDSLEKAISYAKKHNTKYTIEMPKDVKRLPKSYANNFILK from the coding sequence ATGAGTATTAACGATCAAGTAGTTTTTAAGATTTATAAGCCAACAAAAACTGCAACACAATCTGGCTTAGGTAATACAAAATTCTGGTACCTAAAAATTGAGCCTTGTTCTTACTATATTGAACCTTTGATGGGATGGGTTGGCTCAAAAGATCCCCAAAAACAGATTGTATTAAAGTTTGATTCTCTTGAAAAAGCAATATCTTACGCAAAGAAACACAACACAAAGTACACAATTGAAATGCCAAAAGATGTTAAAAGACTGCCAAAATCTTATGCAAATAATTTTATACTAAAGTAA
- a CDS encoding 50S ribosomal protein L25/general stress protein Ctc, with the protein MAQQEMVTINAELRDVKKKKAIQALREKGSIPAVIYGKGHDNVNLTLSAKEFTKQYKSGALSAHLIELDISGKKEYALVRDIQWHVVKDTVQHVDFQFVDKGSEIKIDIPLSFINESKSPGIKLGGVLNVLCRSITVKCSPEKIPQLIEIDLSGKMIGQSIHINDVKLPEGVKFVAHEEENFTIVTISAADSDVEEPQTKTEE; encoded by the coding sequence ATGGCACAGCAAGAAATGGTAACAATTAATGCAGAGTTACGTGATGTAAAAAAAAAGAAAGCGATTCAGGCTCTGAGGGAGAAGGGAAGTATACCTGCAGTTATATATGGTAAAGGGCATGATAACGTAAATTTGACATTGTCTGCAAAGGAATTTACTAAACAATATAAATCAGGTGCTCTTTCTGCACATTTAATAGAACTAGATATTTCAGGGAAAAAAGAATATGCTCTTGTTCGTGATATTCAATGGCATGTAGTAAAGGATACTGTGCAACATGTTGATTTTCAGTTTGTTGATAAAGGTAGTGAAATTAAAATAGATATACCTTTATCATTCATCAATGAAAGTAAATCACCAGGAATCAAATTAGGTGGAGTGCTTAATGTTTTGTGTCGTTCTATTACTGTCAAATGCTCTCCTGAGAAAATACCTCAACTCATAGAAATTGATTTGTCTGGCAAAATGATTGGTCAGTCTATACATATCAATGATGTAAAATTGCCAGAAGGTGTTAAATTTGTAGCTCATGAGGAAGAAAATTTTACCATTGTCACAATTTCTGCTGCCGATAGTGATGTTGAAGAGCCTCAAACAAAAACAGAGGAGTAG
- a CDS encoding NuoM family protein, translating to MLLLSIFLLPLIGALILSSIRINHQSIHLRFLALFFTILPFLLSIVTCIEFDYNNADFQFVSYPIKNVGIGIDGISLPFLLLTTFLFVICILYNCKMSYTNLKAYMALFLLLESFVVGFFVSLNAISFYVFFEAVLIPMFFIIGIWGGKHRVYATFKLFLYTLTGSLLFLLGLVYIYSIFGTFNIQKLATLVPSLDLEVQSLLWIAFFISFAIKVPMFPFHTWLPDAHVQSPTSGSVVLAGLLIKMGGYGFLRFSIPMLPQASLYFSNFVVVLSIIAVIYASLVAFAQDDIKKLIAYSSIAHMGIVTAGLFSFCEEGVLGSIFQMISHGLISAALFLCVGMLYTRTGTLEITKYFGIVNTMPKFGFMFILFSMASIGLPGTSGFIGEFLAMVGMFKSIGFFTGFIALGTILSAVYMLNLCKQIIWGVSYSKLLNNRLDSIEFSVLILLAVFVILLGFYPTLALNYLKPCMANLLVKYNAL from the coding sequence GTGTTGTTACTTAGTATATTCTTGCTTCCACTGATAGGAGCGTTGATTTTATCCTCGATCAGGATTAATCATCAATCTATACACCTAAGATTCCTTGCCCTATTTTTTACTATACTTCCATTTTTGCTTAGCATTGTAACTTGTATAGAATTTGATTATAACAATGCGGACTTTCAGTTTGTCAGCTATCCAATCAAGAATGTAGGAATAGGGATAGATGGTATATCGTTGCCTTTCCTTCTGCTTACAACTTTCTTGTTTGTAATTTGTATACTCTATAACTGCAAAATGAGTTATACGAACCTAAAAGCCTATATGGCATTATTTCTACTGCTTGAGAGTTTTGTAGTCGGGTTTTTCGTTTCACTGAATGCTATAAGCTTTTATGTGTTTTTTGAAGCTGTTTTAATACCAATGTTCTTTATTATTGGCATTTGGGGAGGAAAACACAGGGTATATGCAACGTTTAAGTTATTTCTTTATACATTAACTGGCTCATTATTATTTCTACTTGGATTAGTGTACATCTATAGCATTTTTGGGACGTTTAATATACAAAAATTAGCCACATTAGTGCCAAGCCTTGATCTTGAAGTGCAGTCATTGCTGTGGATTGCATTTTTTATTTCCTTTGCAATAAAAGTTCCAATGTTTCCATTTCACACTTGGCTTCCTGATGCGCATGTGCAATCACCAACTTCTGGATCTGTGGTTTTAGCTGGCTTGCTTATTAAAATGGGGGGATATGGATTTTTAAGATTTTCTATTCCAATGCTTCCTCAGGCAAGTTTGTATTTTTCAAATTTTGTTGTTGTGCTGAGCATTATTGCGGTGATATATGCTTCGCTAGTTGCGTTTGCTCAAGATGATATAAAGAAGTTAATAGCTTATTCTTCAATAGCACATATGGGGATCGTTACTGCTGGCCTCTTTTCATTTTGTGAGGAAGGAGTACTGGGTAGCATATTTCAAATGATTAGTCATGGCCTTATTTCTGCTGCTTTATTTTTGTGTGTTGGAATGCTATATACTCGAACTGGAACTTTGGAGATTACAAAGTATTTTGGCATAGTAAATACAATGCCAAAATTTGGTTTTATGTTCATTTTATTTTCAATGGCTTCAATAGGGCTACCTGGAACATCTGGATTCATAGGTGAGTTTTTGGCTATGGTTGGAATGTTTAAGAGCATAGGGTTTTTTACAGGATTTATCGCACTTGGCACTATTTTAAGCGCAGTTTATATGCTGAATTTATGTAAGCAAATAATATGGGGGGTTAGCTATTCTAAATTATTAAATAACCGTTTGGATAGCATAGAATTTTCTGTCTTAATTCTGCTTGCAGTGTTTGTTATTTTGCTTGGATTTTACCCAACCCTTGCACTGAATTATTTGAAGCCATGTATGGCAAATTTGTTAGTCAAATATAATGCGCTATGA
- the ccmE gene encoding cytochrome c maturation protein CcmE, with translation MKKKHKRLLITSGIFCFLSCAVFFILTTLKENISFFYTVSEAIVLPNSQKPIRVGGMVVENSVIRSESEVVFQMTDFNKSVTVKYQGILPPMFSEKSGVVVQGKMSDNSTLLADTVFAKHDENYKPKVLK, from the coding sequence ATGAAGAAGAAACATAAGCGATTACTTATAACTTCAGGAATTTTCTGCTTTTTAAGTTGTGCAGTTTTTTTTATTTTAACAACGCTCAAAGAAAATATCTCATTTTTCTATACAGTAAGTGAGGCAATAGTTTTACCAAATAGTCAAAAGCCAATCCGTGTTGGTGGAATGGTTGTTGAAAATAGCGTGATACGGAGCGAAAGCGAAGTAGTTTTTCAAATGACAGATTTTAATAAAAGCGTCACGGTGAAATACCAGGGAATACTTCCACCGATGTTTTCAGAAAAAAGTGGTGTTGTTGTGCAAGGTAAAATGTCTGATAACAGCACCCTTCTTGCAGATACGGTGTTTGCAAAACATGATGAGAACTACAAGCCGAAAGTTTTAAAATAG
- a CDS encoding IS630 family transposase (programmed frameshift) — protein sequence MALRSKLLDEEVVKSAKEMLKKVRNNAYVSKKLNAVIAAKKYSITSVAKIYCISRKALTSWIKLLKFGREEKLFAPRSRRRKTKLNQAQLQQIEAWIEENPNITIKEMRIRIQEKFDLNISKSTVHRHMQKMKFSYITPRPVHNVQDKSKQEEFKKNLNEVIGKYPEKELFFFDESRFGTHSKVGHGWFKKGTRTRVKIKLGRHNFYLYSAVNPKNGESFSLFAPNVNTDCMNIFLEQMLQYLGTREAVLVMDCASWHKSKNLKVPKNIEIIYLPPYSPELNPVERLWLYIKQNILRNKIYSTIALLESTLCKFLTSLATSTIKQLCSVSYLTPQQ from the exons ATGGCACTCAGATCAAAATTATTGGATGAAGAAGTAGTAAAATCAGCAAAAGAGATGCTGAAGAAAGTAAGGAATAATGCATATGTTTCAAAAAAACTAAACGCTGTAATTGCAGCAAAAAAGTACAGTATAACGTCTGTAGCAAAAATATATTGCATTTCAAGAAAGGCACTAACTTCGTGGATAAAACTCTTGAAATTTGGCAGAGAAGAAAAACTGTTTGCTCCTCGATCACGCCGAAGAAAAACTAAATTAAATCAGGCTCAACTACAGCAAATTGAAGCATGGATAGAAGAAAACCCTAATATTACCATTAAAGAAATGAGAATAAGAATACAGGAAAAGTTCGACTTAAATATTAGCAAATCTACAGTACACCGCCATATGCAAAAGATGAAATTTTCATATATTACACCAAGACCAGTACACAACGTACAAGATAAAAGTAAACAAGAGGAATTC AAAAAAAATCTCAATGAAGTTATTGGAAAGTATCCTGAAAAAGAGCTATTTTTCTTTGATGAATCAAGGTTTGGCACACATTCGAAAGTTGGGCATGGATGGTTTAAAAAAGGTACTAGAACTCGGGTTAAAATAAAGTTAGGTAGGCATAATTTTTATCTCTACAGTGCAGTTAATCCTAAAAATGGAGAGAGTTTTAGCTTATTTGCACCAAATGTTAACACTGATTGCATGAATATATTTCTTGAGCAAATGTTGCAATATCTAGGGACAAGAGAAGCTGTTCTTGTTATGGACTGTGCTAGTTGGCATAAGTCAAAAAATTTAAAGGTACCTAAAAACATTGAGATTATATACCTACCTCCATATTCACCTGAACTTAATCCTGTTGAGAGGCTTTGGTTATATATAAAACAGAACATTTTGCGCAATAAAATATACAGTACTATTGCTTTGCTTGAGAGCACTTTATGCAAATTTCTTACCTCTCTTGCTACTTCTACAATTAAACAACTCTGCTCTGTTTCCTATTTGACTCCACAACAATGA
- a CDS encoding transposase: protein MKEKLKLPEGYCNSEIFDAYVENILVPILKPEQTIVLDKASFHKSARTKNLIANIGCKILFLPPYSPDLNPIEKFWFAIKHVIRKVLPSFLPNINIMHPFV from the coding sequence ATGAAGGAAAAGTTAAAGCTTCCTGAAGGCTACTGCAACAGCGAGATTTTTGATGCTTATGTAGAAAATATACTTGTTCCTATATTAAAACCTGAACAGACTATTGTTCTCGATAAAGCAAGCTTTCATAAATCTGCAAGGACGAAAAATTTGATAGCAAATATTGGGTGTAAAATTTTGTTCTTGCCTCCATACTCGCCAGATTTAAATCCGATTGAGAAGTTCTGGTTTGCCATTAAGCATGTCATAAGAAAAGTACTGCCAAGCTTTTTGCCCAATATTAATATAATGCACCCATTTGTCTAG
- a CDS encoding NADH-quinone oxidoreductase subunit N — translation MNYIQILPETFSIISSLVLLLLGIIFNRRTINLLALGCTVVTLIILIISAENNEIFLLNSLLKLNLYIRSAQGLILSTGILILLMLNLSKYDYKYEFSILILFALFGMITLVSANSLISFYLAFELMSISLYVLASFNKDSAYSCEAGVKYFTLSALSSCIMLYGMSLLYGYTGQVNFSELGSFLQNHQITYGIVFGLVFILIGLCFKLAIAPFHMWAPDVYQGAPTIVTAFFSTAPKAALVTFLIRLMNEELVNVKSYVQPIFLYVSALSVLISAFGALRQQNLKRLLAYSSIGHIGFIFASLSIFTQAGTDSALMYLVIYIITSIGLFSYLVQIDDDDCDIANLSGIGKKHPIVAFHLSVLLLSMSGIPPLAGFIAKFFIFKSLINSGFISLSLILVIASVISCYYYLNIMKVMYFDKASGNKVAYSKSLFIITSVASLINLVLFLYAEDLYSLIKLKG, via the coding sequence ATGAATTATATACAGATATTGCCGGAAACGTTCTCTATTATCTCCTCGTTAGTGTTGCTACTGCTTGGAATTATATTTAACCGCCGAACTATCAACTTATTAGCACTTGGCTGCACAGTGGTAACTTTGATTATTTTAATTATTTCGGCAGAAAACAATGAAATTTTTCTCTTAAATTCGTTGTTAAAACTCAATTTATACATCAGGTCAGCCCAAGGGTTAATTCTCAGCACAGGAATTTTAATACTTTTGATGCTGAATTTATCAAAATATGACTATAAATATGAATTTTCAATACTGATTCTTTTTGCGCTATTTGGCATGATAACTTTGGTTTCAGCAAATAGTCTGATTTCTTTTTATTTAGCTTTTGAGTTGATGAGTATATCTTTGTATGTTCTTGCGAGCTTTAATAAAGATTCAGCTTATTCATGTGAAGCAGGAGTGAAATATTTTACACTTAGTGCACTATCTTCCTGCATTATGCTATATGGAATGTCGCTGCTTTATGGATATACAGGACAAGTCAATTTCTCTGAGCTCGGTTCATTCTTGCAAAACCATCAGATAACTTATGGAATAGTTTTTGGGTTAGTTTTTATCCTTATTGGTTTGTGTTTCAAGCTTGCTATTGCTCCTTTTCATATGTGGGCTCCAGATGTCTATCAAGGTGCACCTACCATAGTAACTGCGTTTTTTTCTACGGCCCCAAAAGCTGCACTTGTAACATTTTTAATTCGATTGATGAATGAAGAGTTAGTAAATGTAAAAAGTTATGTTCAGCCTATTTTCTTATACGTTTCAGCATTGTCTGTGCTTATCTCAGCTTTTGGGGCCTTACGTCAGCAAAACTTAAAAAGGCTGCTTGCTTACAGTTCAATTGGTCACATTGGTTTTATATTTGCTTCACTTTCTATTTTTACACAAGCAGGAACAGATAGTGCCTTAATGTATTTGGTGATATATATCATCACAAGCATAGGGCTATTCTCATATCTCGTACAAATTGACGATGACGATTGTGATATTGCAAATTTATCTGGTATAGGGAAGAAACACCCAATTGTAGCATTTCATCTTTCTGTACTGTTACTCTCGATGTCGGGAATACCTCCACTTGCAGGTTTTATCGCTAAATTTTTTATATTCAAAAGTTTAATAAATTCTGGCTTTATCAGCCTGTCTTTGATCCTTGTAATAGCGAGTGTGATATCATGCTACTATTATTTAAATATCATGAAAGTTATGTATTTTGATAAAGCTAGTGGTAATAAGGTTGCTTATTCTAAGAGTCTATTCATTATCACTTCAGTGGCTTCACTGATCAACCTCGTTCTTTTCTTGTACGCAGAAGATCTTTACTCACTCATTAAACTAAAGGGCTGA